The genomic stretch CAGGCAGCTGTGGTTTCTTCAAATCCTCTTCACTTAGTAGGGTGTCCTCATCTATCAAGTCCGTATCATCATCAATCTGGACTGCAGGTAAActttttgtttgtttctttAGAGAGAAGGATGAACCAATCTTCCAAGAAGACTTTTTGCCCGAAATCTGTTCAAGAGTGTTACAAAACCTCAGATGCACAACTTACACAGCAGAAGGCAAAAGCTTGCAAACAAAGCCATTGGGCACCAGAATCATTCTGCGAAGAAGTTGCAGGGAGAGGAGCGAAGATGGAAAAGGACAAAAAGGAGGGGAGAGAATAAATCAAAACAGTACAAGGACACTAACCCCAATAGACTGACCAGCTTCAGATGATTTTACATCCAAAAGTCCTGCCAACAATAACTTGCGCTCAAGGGAAGACTTTGTCTGCAACACTCCCAGAAAAATAATCATGAGCAATCATTTACTAATTCAGAATTTGCAAAAGATGAATGAACAGTCAAGAAGTATAATCAACTGAGTGAAAATTGGAACCAATGGGTAGCTTACCTCTTGCAAGGGAGTAGATTGGGAAGTCAGGTGCACCAGCACTGTTCCACCGGGCTTTAAAATCCTTGAGATCTCCAGAAACAATGCATCATTTGGAAACTCAGATGACTTGCTGATGACCACAACAACATCGATAGATGAAGATTCAACTGGCACAGAACCTGTTATACATAAAAAGTAAATAGACCAAGCAGATAGCAGCTGCAACTTCAAGAGTGATAGCTTTGGTTCTAGGTGGTAAATGCTAGATAACCAGAACCCAAGACAATGAACTATCAGTTAAATAATTCCAGATAGGGCCCAGAAGAACTGGAAAGGTAACTATTGGCAACAAATTACTGATAGCCCAATGTCAAAGATTTAAGTTACCACGTGACATCGGATTGGAATAACAATATCACTATGGAATTAGCAACTGCATCAAAGACAATCTCTTCTAACATGAGcataaaaaacaaaataaaaaaaaaacctgtaCAACATACTCACTTCTCTACACCCAAATTTTATTTTACCGGTTGGTTTTTGAATAGAAAACAAAATGTCACTGTGTTTAGAAGATGCCATCTTATGATTACAAGGCATCCCAACTCCCCACCATCATCCATAACAATCAGATGCCCACTTAGGACAACAAGTTTCTTGCTGGAAGCCTTGCCTAAATTGTATAAATAGACTGCCAAAACTTCCAGCTCAGAACACTCTGCACCCATACACTCAAAAGGCGCCACCACTAGAGCGTAGTCACAAGGAAATACATAGCATTTCTCAAAATGGCAAACCTACACAAAGCTATAAATAGAgtgcagaaaaaaaaatagagaacaCAGTGTATTAGCTAACCAACAATCCCAAAAAAATATTGCAGTACATAAATATTCTTAAAACAGGGAGGGGAACGAGAAAAAAGCATCAGCAGCAGTCAACTAGGTTGCACAACCATCAGTGAGCAAGTTCAAGCAACACCAAGCGTCAGTGAAACTAACTAATTTAGTGAaatcaataaagaatgaatataGTCTAAATCACTAGGTATACTACATGAGAGGTGATATGCATCATCTGCTGTATAGAGGTAGCAGAGTATTAGAATTGGAAGTTACCAAAGAACAAATACAACTAAATAGTACCAACCAGATATGTAAATACTAGATGCAAAAGAGAAATAAATTACTCTGCAATGAAGCTTGAGTGATGATTAGAGGATCATTTTGAATAATCCCTTCTTTATTCACCATCCTTAATGCATTCGAAACTTCACCAAACTGCAGGACCACTTGCTCTGTAAGAGCTAGTATATTTTCATGAGCTGATGTCTCCTGtgaaaaaattgatcaaatttaAAGGTCACAACTGACACTTCAAACCCAGTATTACACTCAAACAAAGACGTACCAACATTAATACCATTGGAAAACAATCTCAAGCTTTCAGACTTTAAACCCATCTTCTGACTCTGATGTTTAAACAAACAGACAGAATTCCATAAGGTACCATACACATTCaatcataactttaccattttcattgattttacaaagagaaagggaaagacaaaaggaaagaaattatTTCCATTACATGATTCCACACATTAATCAAATTTTAGGTTAGGTATTGTCATTCAAAAATTCAACTAACTCTAATTTCCAGATTCAGGCATTCCTTATTTAAGGCAATATCCTATTCCTTAAAATCATAGCCAAGAAAAATGCTTTCCCTTACATTTACTTTCTTCCCCACAAGAAATCTCAAGTTCCAGAACCTAAATGCAGCCATAGAAAACTGACCATATTCGCAGAACCAAAAACTCGAGAAAATGACAATAAAACAATTTCCTAAGAAAAGATGCATGGGAAAACCATAAGAGGCTTTAAAGAAAGGCACAACAAAGGAAATGCATAAACAGAACGACCAAGATAATTGAAGCCCCCGAACCCAATTCTTTCTCCTATCAGATCAAAATGAAACAGACAAAGAAATAGATGAAAATCAAATTACTCCCTAAACCCGTCCAACAATGCCTTCTTATGCAGGAAAAGAAATTCACAACCTAGTTAAAAgttgacaattttttttttttgtaaatacaACCTAATAAAAGCCCATTTTtcaccctaaaaaaaaaattggggtCCCAATCCCGAATCGACCAAAATTCTATTGCCATTACTTTCTGTGTTCTCCAAAGTAAAAACCCAGCACGGTTGTATTAGATTAAACCTAAATGACAATCctaactacaaaaaaaaaaaaaaaagaggaaaataaaaCGCAAAATTCTTGATAATATAGCAATACAGGTTACACCTTAAAACCCACATAAATAAAGATACTTATTTGTATGTAGAGCTCAAAACGCTAACATTTAACATTTCAAGAGAGGTTTACAAAAGTACagacaacaaaaaaaatcaaatcaaaacaAAATCATAAAATCATTATTCACCATAAAACTATTCACAAAGCGAAAGGTTTAACCGGGACTTACCATAGCAGCGGATCGAAACAAGCGGAGAACTTGAAGAATTTCCGAACCGTAGTTTTGCCTTTTTCCCTATTGGAACAgagaattttcagttttggtgTTTGGTAGCCGACTTCTATTTTCTTGTTCTCGCTGGGTGCTCCTCTTTAAATACCAGGCGTTTGCCGACTTCACCAAAACTTGCCGCTGTTTTCCTAATTtaattttagggataatttcagaaacctcccctgaggtttctgacagtctcaAGGACCTCCCCTGAAGTTCCGAAAATCCCTTATACCTCCCCTGTCAGATTGTTGGGTCCCAAAATGACTTGAAAAACGTTGAATTGACACAAATATCCCTGCTGTTGAAGTAATATATTCTGATAATAACATGAATTAATTAGTGAAATGAGTAATAGAAAGGATTAAGTAACTTAACTGGAATTTGATAATAAAATGAATTGCTAATTTGGGCTAAGAGAAAAGGCGCCAAAAATTGCATCAAACTAAAAGGGATATTTAATATTCAATAaaaaaagaatccaaaaaatttcttttattttatagaGGAATAAAAAGGATATTTAATAGAGGAAAAAAGAATTATTCCTTTTTATTCCGTTCCTATTCTACTTTTtcataaaagggaattttaaccAAAATCAAACTAAAAGATTATTTCGTTCTTGatagttatttaattaattgttgGATGGGAACATACTCTGGATCGGAATCTTGGGGAATACTTCTTGATCATTTCTACCAACTTAAAGCCCCAATTTGAATTCCCTTTATATACGGAAATATCCTTTGGAAATATCcctttatttatcggataaaataaatttaaacccattgttgaataaaagaccagctctttatggctttcgtccattatacttacagagtacccattttccttCAATGCGAGGTCATGTACCTTGCATTTAACAAATGCAAGGTCATGTACCTCAGTTTCCCATCATTGTTTCGTATGATGCTTCCATATTTTGGcatgatttttccttttgcttCAGCTGTAATGCCATGTACTCAATATAAATGATTTAACTGCAAATTATAAAATGATTTACAATTTGCAATGAAAGCGTCTACAAATTTTAGCAGTTAAGGCTCTAAATTCATTAGAACtggaaaaaatttttattttaattcaataaatttattttattttattttaatttcggCATTCAATgggtttaaatttattttatccgataaataaatttctatttaaggCACCTTGGGTATTCTGTGAGTATAATGGACGAAaggcataaagagctggtcttttattcaacaacgaATTTTAGCAGTGAAGAAACCTCagtcacaacccaacaacattCACTGGTTTCTCTTGCAACTTCAGTAGGCAATTATATAGAGCTCCAAAGCAACACTACTGTTTCTTATTACCGTTACAAAGAACTACTTTGAGAGCCGTTGGCATGAACTAGAAGACAATTTCTTGCAATACAGCCTTACCTTTTTCCATCAGTTTCACATACACCCCCCGCAATTTCAAAGGAACTAGATTCCATTGAAATTTTCAACATAAACATCCTCACTAATGACAATCTTGAGGGCAGAGATGGAATTTgattattttctctctcctgAAACACATTTTATATTCATTGTCCACCTCAATTGGGTTGGACCTGAAACTATCTACTTAGTTTTAGGGGAGGTATAAGGGATTTTCGGAACTTCAGGGGAGGTCCTtgagactgtcagaaacctcaggggaggtttctgaaattatcccttaatttTAATACTACTGGTGAGACGTGGAATCCTGGATTGGACCAtaggaagagaaaaaaaaaaatggagtgcaCTACGTATCGGTTCTTGACGGTTGAACCAACTTAAAATTATCAGATCAGACCAGACCACTTTTTGGTGAAAGGTATAAATGGGAGGTCCCGAATCCAGAATTCCACTCCTCATCCCGATTATATGATTTAAGGTGGAACTAATGAAACATAATATTCCATTTgaataaaattcatttttaatacTTTATATAATTTGCCTCAAGTATGAAAGTATAAAATTTGTATGTAAATATTAATTTGCCTTAAGTATGAAAGTATAAAATttgtatataaatattaattttaaacttatttaaaAGATTAAATGATATATTAGGCTTTTTTGGCCCACCTATTAATTAGTCTAAGGTCAACAAATTTCTTTTGATCATGTTTTTTGAAATATTGATAATTCTTTTTTCGAAATAAAGTCATTAAATTTAGTCGAGTTTGGTGATTCAAGCTATTGTATCAGTAAATTGGCCACCAAACAAAACCCATTTGACTGGTTGGAGGGATGGGATTAGATTGAGTTCGGAGAAATCTAGTGGATCTTTCTTTGTGAACCAAAATTTATACATTTGTTAGTTGTCATTTCCCTCTTAACATGCACAACAAATTTACATTTAAATTAGGATGATTATGTTCACTATATGGGAAAACAAACTATTTTGTGCTTTTAAAAATAAAGTGGGTAAAAGGaacattttattttaatattacATAGTTGTAATTTTAATAACTATCTCCTTATTAATCACATCTAATTTAATTTAGCTTGAACTAGGAGGTCCCTAATCTCCAAAAACACATTTGCTACTGGGAAATACCTAAAAGAAAGCGTGACAAGTAACTACGTCTTTTCCTTCTCTCTCCCCATTCTGAGAAATAGCATGTCTTAATCAAATCAATGTTAATCTTATTTAGAAATTTAAATGGTAGAATAAGCTCTTTCACCCACCGTTGACTAGTCTAAGATCAACAAATTTCTTATGACCACGTCttccaaaatattttttgagtaaatcttatatacattgacaATGTATATACTATCACAGTTGGATGTATGATAGATATatagattttagattttaaatttaaattcggATTATATATCATGCATTAATAGTAAAAGTATATACACTATTAATGTATAGAATATTAATCCATATTTTTGTtgacaattttttatttttcttcaacatgTGGTGATTAAGTGTAGCCAAATTTGGCAATTAAATCTACGGGGTCCTCTATCCACTATATCTGTCCATTTTTTTTATCCAATGCAAAATTACGTAGTTCCACTTACTAATTCCATAGTAGAAGACTATGGGTACAATTAGAATATTATTGAATTGAAACCCATTTGCCAAACACCTCCTAAATATGCATTCAATGTTATACGTCACATCAGCGATATTAGTGAGTGGAACTACGTAATTTtgcattgaataaaaaaaaatggacaaaTATGATGGACAGAGGACCCGGCTGCAATATATTGGCTAGACCAAACCCACTCCACTTGCAAGTTGGACAGGCCAAAGTAAGAATCCGATCTAGTTTCGAGAATTCTAATGGATCTTTGTTTGTGAACCGAAATCTATCCGTTTGCCACTTCATACATGACATCTTACTACTACTGGGCTAATTATAAATTCAGATTAGTTGTCAAACAATCAAGGTggcagtatatatatatatatatattatcattCATCATTTATCTAGTCTACTCTTACTCTAGGGGAGGCTCAACTAGATCTACAGGGAACCAACGGAGACTCAACCATCATCGGACAAAACAAGTGCACTACGCACTCGTATGAATTTGAGGAAACCACATATTGTGGCAAATTATGGGAGGCAAAGTTTGAATCTTTGACTTCCCACCCACCAAAACTTAAAGTTTTTTGTAGTGGCCATCAGCCCATATACTATCAATAGATATActattgatatatatatatatatacactagTGATACATACTATCAATATAAACAAGATTAATGCTTAGACATATCTCCTTAAGAACTATATTTCTCAATATAAATTGTAAATGTCATGAAAGTAGATattgtttaataaaattgatGACTTGCCCCCAGAATATTCAGTAAATAGAAACCAAACAAAGATTTGGAGTTAATAACACATTGGCTTGTAAGATTGTTCAAgcgttttttttcccttaaaaaaatttctttcaaaattaaCAGAAATAAGCAATTGAGATAACTTTTGTTAAAAGGATAGTCAAAGACAAATTACTAATCGGTAAACAAAAGGaattccccaaaaaaaaaaagcaaaaagaacagTAATGGACCCATTTCCCATCCAAGTGATCCAACAATTggacaaattttaaaaatgcaCAGGCCCGGCCCAGCCAACCTACACTTAACCAGTGTATTAAATAGTAAAACCGAACGGCTCAAAATTGCAGAGAAGCCGATCTTTACATTTTCTTGCAAGTTCTGTTGCTCAGAAATTTGCAggttttttgtgaatttttttggcTGAAGAAGACGAAGAGCATGGGAAAGCCGAAGAAACCATCAAGACCAGCAACATCAACTACAAATAACACTGCAGATGAGGAATTACACGGAGCAGCTCGATCGGGGGACCTGGAGGCTGTTCAGGGAATATGCAGCACCAATCCTCTTGCCATCAATTCCAGAGACAAGCACTCCCGCACCCCGTATCCTCCTCTTCCTTCTCCTTAAAACTCCATTTACGTTTTCTGTTGTTTTCTATGgcttttttgtttagttttatGAAGTTGGATGTTTCTTTTCTGTATCATTTGTTTTGCAATTTGTTTCTTGGCAAAATTGAAGTGGGTTTTTCTTAGAATCATTAGTAAAGGTTGGTTTAATTTGGTTTGGTTGTTTTTTCTTCGTTTCCCCTAGTAAGTTGCGCGATAATTGGGTTTTACTGAATAGCCTTTTTGGTGGAGCATGAAGTTTTGGGTTTTGATGTCAGCTGTTAAGCTATGGAGTTTGACATGAGTATTTGAAATTAGCAAAATTAAGAATGAAGAACATACATTAGATAGTGTAATCCCAGTTTGGTATGTGATGGATTGGAATGAGGGAGTTGGTTTTTTGTCTGAGGAAAGGTGATTGAACGGAGAACTAGGGCTTGAATTAGTGTGATGCAAGTTCAAATTCTTTGTTTATTTGCCAGTATGCTAACACGGTTTGGTTTGATGTTTCCTCGGTGACCTATCAATGTGATGAAAATTTAGGGGGACAAAACCTCTAATAGCTGATGCTTCAGGACCCCAGCAGATTTAGAATTGTTTGGGTTGTGAATTTCAGTCTGCATTGATTGCCATTTGTAAAATTGTCTTGATGATTCAAACATCAAAGGCTTACTTCTGATTTTGTTTTAGCACTAATTCCATGTTGCAACCTTAATGTTTTCTTCCCCGTCTGATGAGATGATAGTGTTCCTGTCCATAACTGTTGCTGCCAAATATATTTCAAGAGCAGAGGATATCAGATTGATGTATGTTGAGAAATCCAAGCAGGACATTTAGAAACAtcaagtttctttcttttgtgtgaaattattTATCTTCATGTTCTCCTGTGAGGCTTATGATTTTACCAAATTAAGAATTTTATTTGACTCCACTGAATGTTTCAGCAATATTAAATGATTCCAGTTTAGGGtattatttttagttttggCACAATCCAGGAAGCTAACTTGATATTTAATTGATCAAGCAATAAGCTAAGCACTAATATATGTGGTTTGTTGTGTTAGACTCTACAACAAGTTGGTTTCAGATGTCTTCTACAGAGGCTATCCTATGCAGTATAAGATTGTGTTTTCCATTCCCATTTTCTTTGGGTATAATTAGATGATAATGATTGCAAAGTCATCACCTGTTCTTTTGAAACCTAGTAGCGTGAGAGAAAAAAAGTATAGTTGAGCCTCTTTCATTCAAGCATGCTTGCTTTCTTCATTCCTCTTCAATCTGTACTGCAGATAAGTAGTTTTCCAGAAGATAGAGCATCCTAGAAATCCTGTTCTTTGGTTTTTGATtttaagtaattttattgaattgAGCCTGACTCAGTATTTCAGTTTAGTTCTGTTCACATATCAAAAGGATTTCCAAAAGTTGATGTGCTTATTTTCCTGTTTGATATTTTGGTATTTGCAAGCTGCCAGAAGCACGTGTTTTCGCCAAGAACAAAAGATCACACTTgactgaaattttgaaaaatcaggACATAAAGTTTTAAACTATAGTAACTAGAAGTTTCATGCAAGTTTACTTGAAGGCTCCTGACAATAGTGACATTATCAATCGGTGCGTGGGGTGGAGGATGAAGAATTTTTCAGAAAACAAAGTTACAAAAGTTGAGAATTATAATAACCTTTCCTTGTCCACAGAATCAACGTGTTGAGGCTCgtttaatttttattacagAGCTTTATGCTTTATCTGCAACATTTTTTAAGAATGTGATCTTAAATGATAATATCAGTCAGTGATGCTCATCCAGAGATATCAAGAGGAATACCATtcgagcctttttttttttgggattaatATATACGAGAAACAGGGAACAAACACTGCCTTACAGCTATTTACATCATTTCTCAGCACTACATGTGGATACTGTGACTTTTCTGTCTGTGTATTCCTTGAGGAACATTGAGTTTAGACTTCATCTAGCAGCTTGGTCTGGGCAAACAAAGATAGTGGAATATCTCTGCAAAAAGGCTGATGTTGGAGCTGCTGCAATGGATGATATGGGTGCCATTCATTTTGCTGCTCAGAAGGGTCACACTGAAGTTGTGAGGATTCTCGTTAACTCCGGAGTCCCCATCAAGTCATACAATCGCAAAGGAATGACTGCCCTGCATTATGCTGTCCAAGGTTCACATTTGGAACTTGTCAAGTACTTGATTAAAAAAGGTGCAAATATTGATGCAAAGAACAAAGCTGGGAAAACTCCAGTTGATTTGGCTGGCAGTGAAGAAATTCGCGCATTCTTGGTTCAGTGTCAAACCACATCCAGCAAGGAGGTCTTGAATGGTaaaggaaaattttcagaaGGTGTACCAAATTCTTCTTTACAGGAGAATGCAGGGACTGCTGAAATAGAAGTTCCTGACACAGGTGAAGAACCTGATGATGAGAGAGATGAATCCTTCAAGAGGAAGAGCGATGAAGATGCTGCCAAGAATATCTTGCCACAGACCAAAAAGCCAAAAGTTGCTCTTAATCATCTGCTAGCTGCTGATGACACCCAAGAAGATGACGAATAACTCAGTTTAGCTGCATCGTTGATTGGTGTAACCTATGAGGAAAATTGCTGGCTAGTTCACTGGTTTTCTAACACAAGAATCTGATGTATTATGTTAGCTGTGCTGCTTcatttcattttgtaaaatttgaatCAGTAGTTTAAAATTGATGACATTTAGCATTCGGAAACTCTGCTAGTTTTTCAAAGGATGTAAGCCTATTAGCGCGTAACCAGATTAGCAACATTCTAACCTTTGTTTATCCATTCTAAGTAGAACCTACAAGGGAGGAATTAGGGCCATGCAGTTTCTTCGTCAGTGGGGCTCAGCCTCTTTTATCTATATCTTTTAATTCCAGTTCCTTTGCTGCACCATTCTGAACAATCATACTGCATGCCTGCATCAAGGAGGTGTCTAGAACATGTTGGTtttccaaatctgaatttgCAACACATAAATGGCTTAAGATATTTCCTTTGTTTATACTTTATATAGACAATCTCATCAAGCGATACTCTGCTTCATAGTAATTTCTTGGTAAAGACATGCGCACGTTTCAGGGGAGCTAGTTAGTTCTTCATGGAAAGAATACACCTGCGCCAGAGCATTTCTGGACAATAGGAATGCTAAAGCTCCAGAAGACACATTGGTACCATTTTGGCGGAATAATGGAGACAATGGTCACAATCAGCAACTAGATGCCCTATTACTTGTATTGTTTTATAATCTGCCAATAATTTGCAATGTAGAGTGTAAAAGCTGATCCCCTATTTCCCTTTTAAGCATACGCTGAAGCTCCAGCGCCATTGTCCTACGAGGGTTTGATCACTTTGTATTTCACATAAACCTCAACCTAAAAAATGGCAATTTAAAACTCAGCATGACAATTTTAACAAACTGCTACACATCCAACGTATTGCTTCTGGCACTTAAATAGTGCAACGAAGTTCATATGTTGGAAGTATCCGAGTACAATATGGCAAGGCACAAATGTCACAGCAGAATTCTCATCGGTAAGAAGCCCATTTATCAGCTCTCAAACCAACTGCCAACAAATACATAAGATCTCAACTATTCTGTATGAATTTAATCAGGTTGGTGCAGTACACACTGACAAATACAGCACCTATTATACACAGTCACTAAGCTCCTTAGTAAACTCAATTAACATAATATTGCAGTGATCAGCCAGGAAGATTACTTCACTGAAGTACTTGTTCCTTTACGCCAAGTGCTGAACGGATTCAGAACTTAAACCTGCCACTTGCCCAGTTGTTCGAAGAAATACAATAGACGAAAAACAGCTGCATACCCACACCACACACTTTCACGGTGCAGATTTATCATGCAGCAAGATTTTCACTGTGTGCACATTTCAGGTATTCAACAGTACATCAAATCAATCGCAGCGTTTACTGATTATGTTAAACTACACAATCCCCACCTCGCCTAATCATGATTCTGAACTTGCCCAGGAACAAACCTGCAGGATAACCATAAACAGTTACAACAATATTCTACCCTCAACACATTTGGGGTTTCCATATCTTCATAGATGCCCTCCAGTTAAATGCTAGCAGTCAAGGGCATAATGGTGATTGCCTTGGGAATTTAACATAACAATGCAGAGTACAAATTCCCGCAAATATAAACAAAACAACTGATACAATTTGTCAAGTAATATAATAAATTGCTACAAGACCACAACTTTTAACATCTATTTCTTGACAGATAGCTTAATACCAAGATCTAATCAATAGATTCAAAGCATTAATAATCAATTAGCCATTCAAAAgcgaaaaaaaaatgtaaaatgaaataaaattaaaataaaaattctacCTGCTAACTTTTACTACACTTAACGAAAAATCAGAAGttgaaagcaaataaaatagaataatgTAAGATGGATTTAGTAGATAAATGCCGTATGGAAAAGGGGGCATTCATCTGTGGATCCATCTCAGCGGTTGTCTGGCCGCCGCCGAGTTAACTCAGCATTTCCTTTATGCACTCTTGGATCAAAAGCCTTACTATTTCAAATTCAGCAAAGCCCACGATAATTATGAGTGCAAATATGCAAGATTTtacaaattattaaaaaaacttaattaaaggCACTTTCTGAAACTTGGCCGAAGCGCAATTTTGCAACTGGGAAAGCAAGTAACAACCGGTTTGACGACGTCGCTTTGCTTCCACAGTAGCCAAATGGGCTCCGGCAATGAGATTTCGATCTTCATTTGACATTTTTTTCGCAGAGATTTGGTGGGCATTGAGATTGAATTGAATTGAGAAATTTGTTTTGAGCAGCAGAGGGAAGAAGAAGTGAAATAGGTTCTCGATAAAACCCTAGCGAAAAAGGGTCGGGATAAGGGTGGAGATATAAATGTTGCCTGGGCCTGGGCCTGGGCCTTGTCATTGAAGCTTGGTTTTGGGGAGCAGAATATGGTGCATCTGTCAAAAACTCTTTTGAATATCCCaacatttctttctttcctttctagtgttgaaaatctatatatatattatttaatgtTGATGTTGATGTTGATGTTGATGATTGAATAAATTCTATGTAATCTATTGCATAGAATTGGTTTGATATTCTTTTCAAGTGTCAAATGTATTGCATAGGCTTTTGTGTCATGCATAGACGTTTGTTattatgaaaataaataaattatatttaaaatttgtatGTTGTTGATCAATctcaaaatgccaaaaaaagcAAAGAGGCATTCAAGGAAATTACCAATTTGTTAGCAAGAAAACTAGTACATTTTACCCGAAATTATCATCATATACAATAGGAACTACTATACTCGTTTGGTACGTAGAATTGGCTTAGAAAGGAAAGGCCTTTTCAACTTATCCATTTCATTCGAGTGTTTGGTATGGTTCATTTAAGTGAAAAAAATCCTTAGTGTTTGGTACGGTTCATTTAAGTGAAACCCCATCAGGGTAGCTCGGTTGGTCACGGCCCCTCCTCTGGGTAC from Coffea eugenioides isolate CCC68of chromosome 8, Ceug_1.0, whole genome shotgun sequence encodes the following:
- the LOC113781020 gene encoding anamorsin homolog yields the protein METSAHENILALTEQVVLQFGEVSNALRMVNKEGIIQNDPLIITQASLQSSVPVESSSIDVVVVISKSSEFPNDALFLEISRILKPGGTVLVHLTSQSTPLQETKSSLERKLLLAGLLDVKSSEAGQSIGISGKKSSWKIGSSFSLKKQTKSLPAVQIDDDTDLIDEDTLLSEEDLKKPQLPVGDCEVGKTRKACKNCTCGRAEVEEKVKLGLSMDQLNNPQSACGNCGLGDAFRCSTCPYKGLPRFKMGEKVTLSQNFLAADI
- the LOC113779048 gene encoding uncharacterized protein LOC113779048; amino-acid sequence: MGKPKKPSRPATSTTNNTADEELHGAARSGDLEAVQGICSTNPLAINSRDKHSRTPLHLAAWSGQTKIVEYLCKKADVGAAAMDDMGAIHFAAQKGHTEVVRILVNSGVPIKSYNRKGMTALHYAVQGSHLELVKYLIKKGANIDAKNKAGKTPVDLAGSEEIRAFLVQCQTTSSKEVLNGKGKFSEGVPNSSLQENAGTAEIEVPDTGEEPDDERDESFKRKSDEDAAKNILPQTKKPKVALNHLLAADDTQEDDE